Within Takifugu flavidus isolate HTHZ2018 chromosome 12, ASM371156v2, whole genome shotgun sequence, the genomic segment GGCGTTCAGGGTCATGATGGTAAAAGATCAGACCCTCCTTGAAGCCTTGGAGGCATTTAACTACCACAAATTCAGGTAAGGTATCCAATGATAGTCATTTGTTGTGCGTGCGGTGCTCCACTCTGCTAAGGGCGCAGTTACTTCCACACGCTCACTTTGCTTCACACTAATTTTGTTGCACATGGCAGCTTTGAAACCAAGAGCGTGCCCGGCAGTGGACCGTACGTGGCGGAAAGGGGAAGGGGATAACAAGAGATTCTGGGAGACCCTTCTCTACACCCCAGAGGGGAAAGAAGTGAGACCTATCAGTAAGTGAACTGCACTCTTGATAAATATAGGTGGGAATTGTGGATAATTTGGCCCCTAACAGACCATAATAAGTCACTTATTGGTGAAACATTTAGTACCATCTAGGCATCTTTTAGAAGGACTTCATCAATGTTCTCCCAATAACCAGATTTAGGCTGCAGGTGGTGAAAAAGTTCATCATATGATTAAATCCATGTTTTACTCTCTCAGATCTTTCCTATCAGCTTTGCCCAGATGACAACGTGTACCTGAGGTTTACTCAGCTTTGAGTGTGATGGCTCGTGACCAAAGGATGTGATTTTGTTGAACTTTTGTCAAAAACTGACAAGCTGCAATAAAAATATGTGAAAGTGTGTCGCTCTTTTCCATACACACAACTATACACGTATGCGAGACAAGCAATATATGTGGCAGACACATATTCCAATTAATTTTTTATTAGTTTTGGGTGTAAcacacaatatgtggggaaatgagcttCCTGCACTTTGGTTCTGGGCTCATCATTTAGAAAATAAGGAAAGCTTCACTTTTATGCATTTAGGCACCTTCACCCTGTTATTTTGTTGGGTTCGATATTGCTGTTAATGTAAAGGTGGACAAATCTAAAAggacaaaataaaaacttttccAAAGGTTGAAAAATTGTCTTTGATTCAATGCCAGACTCTGATTTAAACAAAGCAATATACACTTTAATGTGTTGGGGGAAAACAATATTAACAGTTAACATATATAATTAAATTCAGACAATTCAGCAATACTACAGCCTCCCCTTCCCCATCCAGCATATAATATATATTCACACAATCATTATGAAGATTTGGAAGTACTTAAAGCTTCTTATTCAAGAAAAGGTATGTTTTATGTACAGGTACAtttttctgttgtcatttttttgtaTAAATGAAAAACCTATTATTCTcaatgttccttttctttgtgtttagaAAAGTGCATCTCCTAATAAGAACTCCAAAAAAAGGTATTAAAATTAAttggaaaaaataataatttggaGACAGTTACATGTAATGTCAATATTTGTTGTATTAaggaaatgtattttatttttttctaaatggaTTATCTAATTTTAGTGTTATAAATTTAAAGCATAACTTAATCACAATCAGTAACAACCAGTAAAGAAAGTCCCCAACAAAAGTTTGAACCAGACAAGAATTTAACTTGTTAGTGGTGTACCGTTAAATTCTATTACACAAGGCCACTGAAGTAGCCTGTGACTCTTAATTGTCAGTTTCTTTGGTCTAACAAGACCCTAAAGACAATTTCTGTTTAGCGATACCTACGAGGGAGCCACCGTATCTTGTCTTGATGATGAAGACACACATGAAAAGACGCCTTGGTGGCACAGCTTGTTTTCATGCTGCATGGTATGTTCAACAGAACTGAAGTCATGTTCAGAAAATTAGAGTTGGATACGTTTGATTTGAGACATCATGGCCTTTTTGTGTTTCCTCAGTGTTCTTCCCCAGACACCATTATAGAGCCATCACCATATTCAGTGTAAgcattcctgtttttttgcttccttttttctaTCTTGAATTATAAATATGAATTAAACTCCTACTGGCTTTCAAATGTTAGggaattaaaaattaaaaatccaaCCAGGTCAGCATAGATTGGCTCAGGATTGAAATAAATGGGACAGATAGGATCCCAATGTTGTACTAAAAACTGGTCATTTACAATTAAACTCTCAAACACTGTACTTCCCATTTGTGTAGAAAGTAACctgtcaattttaaaatgtttccaaTGCCAACTCTAACTGGCAATGACTTTATTCAACAGGCCTTTTCCTTCTGCACTCAagaaaaaccaagaaaaaatACAAGAACCAGAAGAAATAAAGGCAGTACCGAGGAACATCCTTTGCAAGGCTCAGAAAGATAATAACAGTATTTTAAGAAAGGTGACATTTTCAGAGGAGAGATCTACCAGGTCAGAGGAGATCGGTCACAAATTTCCCAGGGCTGAAACGACACCTGCAAAAACATTTTCGACTGTTCAATCGTTTGGGTGAGTATATCCACCAGATGTTCCTCCCATCCGATCGGCCCGGTATGGTCAGTCAGTGGTAAGTCGTTATTCTGGTATCATTGTAGGCTTCCGAACATCGGCCAGACCTGCTACATGAACTCCAGCTTGCAGAGTCTCCTGATTTTGACTGACTTTATGAATGATATCAGTTCATTGGAGAAGGATTGGAGACACGTCCCTGGAGCCAAAATGCTAAAGGAGCTATTGAAGCTGAGGAAAAGCCACACCTCAACAGACCAAAAAGCTAAAGTCAAGCTCCTTCTGTCATTCAAACTGGCCGTCAGTATGAATGCTCCTGCTTTCATGGGAAACCTCCAGCATGTGAGTTGGCTGATTTCACTTAGTTCATTGTCTCTCGTCATCCCAGCTGGAAGTCAGACGCCCTGGTCTTGTGTTTGCAGGACGCTCATGAGTTCCTGACCACGGTCCTGGATCAGATTAGCATGGCAATGAGAGCCGCATCAGAGCAAAGCCTTCAGAGCATCGTCTGCCCCGTGAAAAAGCACATGGATTTTTGCGTCAACTCTGTCAGAAAATGCAAGAGGTAAAAGTGCAGTCTTGCGTTGCTGCTATTGTCAGAAGCATGATGctaatgtcattttaatgtcaaataTTTCTTTACTATGAAGCTGCAATATAAAGAGCGTGAGGAAGCTCCAATATACAAACTTGTCTCTGGATGTGATACCTGGAGCAACGGTAGAGGAGATGATGCAGAGGTACTTTACGGTGAGTTCTGCCGGTCCTCATCCTGTCATGTGAGCACAGTTGgttctgtttgatttttttcttgttctctGCCTCTTCTTACGCTGCCTGTTGTCTTTGCGTTGTTTTAACAGGAGGAAGAAGTTCTGTTCAAGTGTGAGTGGTGTGAAGGATGTAGATCAGTTCTCAGTTCATCTTTGGAATCTCTACCACGGTGAGCCACATCACAACGTGGTCCAAAGCGTTTTTGCGACAGACGACCGTCAGAAATTGTCAACCTGACAACTGTCAACCTTTTCCTGCAGTGTGTTCATCCTCCAGTTGAAGCGATTTTGTTTCTTTACAAATTCAAAGATATCCGACCCTGTCAAGCTTCAGAGGGACATCATAGTTCGATCTGCACAGGTAAAAAGTATCCCTACCACACAATATCTTATGAGCGTTAGCAACATCTCCTTTTCTCAACATTATTGAAGGGTGCAGCCTGCTACAGTCTGGTCAGCGTCATCAGTCATCTCGGGACATTACACAGAGGTAACCTTTACAATTGTCTGACCTTCAAAAGAGCTAAAATCTTAACTGCAACAATCTCCCTTCTTTCAGGACACTATGTCTGCGATTGTATTTATCCAGACAGGAGCTCAGATGACTTTTCAGACCCCTGGATGATGCTCAATGACGCAACTGTCTATCCAACAAATGGGGCTGAAGTTTGTGAACAACGGAGCAGGTTGGGCTACATTCTATTTTACAAGAGAAATGTAAGAACCCACACTCCCACTGTGACACAGTTAGTAAAATCTGGAATTGCCTGACATCATTCTAACGTCGTGTCTATTTGTTTTGTTCTTAGGATGTGGATGTCAGAAATGATTTTGAATGACAGGCTATAGACAACCTTGCTGACAAAGATGCTAAATATCGCCGAAAAAGTTAAACTTGCTGAAGGAAGGTAGAAGCTATGCAGTTGTCGGGCGTCATCACGGCATAAATGAATCTTCGGTTTGTTCcatagaggaggaggaaaataacATAAGGAGGACAGCAGCAATAAGTTTAAACAAGGATGCAAAAAGGGTTTTAACTGTCCGCCACAAGACCATCGTAAGGATGGAGTCTGCTTTAGCTTTGTGGATTAACAACTGCAGGAAAAGAATGTTCCGCTGGATACCAACGTTATCCGCACAATTTAAGGCCCAAAAAGATCGTTGGACTCTTGTTACACCCTGCAACATCTTGTTGATGCTGTGGACTCGGATCAAGATTTCTCACTAAAGGACTACTGGCGTCGGTACTCCATTGCTTCATGTCTCCAAAATATTCAGATGGCTATTCAGGAGATGAAAGCTGAAACCTTGAATGCCTGCTGGAAAAAACTGTGTCCAGAGGCAGTGCAAAACCCGAACGGAGACTCCGTTAACGAGATCCGTCGCTCCGCGGTAGGTACAGCTGTGAATCTAGCTAAACAGCTCGGAGGAGACGGCTTTAATGACATAACTCCTGATGACATTAATGCCCTGATTGATGCGCACACACATCCGCTGACTGATGAAGATCTGGCAGAGATGACAAAGCCACCAAGCGAGGATGAGGGACAAGGGGAAGAAGAGGGGTAACATTTCAATACATGtatttaaaatatgtattttcaaGTTGAACCTATTTTCTAATTTGTATTTCATTTAATTGACGTCTTTATATTTTCTATCAAAATATCTTATATTTTCAATTTATGGTGTCCCGTTTGGTCATTTTCATGCATCAGCAACACAAGCTAGCCCTCACCAAAATGAACCAGATGTTCATATGCTCTGACCAGTTAGCTCAGGAAGTTAAGAAGCCCTGAAACTGCTTCACCACATTGAGACAAAACATCCTGCATTGATAGAAAAGCCCTTagaattttctttaaatttgaaCATGGACCTGGAAGAGGTTTTTATTATTGGAGCCACCACATCCCTACCTGAATTGTGGAAGACTTTTCAGCATGAAGCTAGACCCTGGTACAAGAAAGGATTTGGTACAACTTGTTCAGATACATACAGACATACAGCTACAGAGATCTACAACATGTGGACCAAAAATATAAGcttttttacttaaaaaaaacaacggtTTATAGGCATATTTctgctgtaattttatttttgtacgCTATGATATTTTGTTTCATATAATAcatcttgttttttaaaatgctgagTTAAAAGCACAAGAAGTTGCTTTTTAGCAATAGTTCTTTGTTTAGCAATTTAGTTTGTTTAGGTTGAACTACTTGTAGTGTTATGAGCTACACGTGCAAATTAGCTTCACCATCACTGAGTATAGTTGACTTGATAACAAATTCCACGTGTTTGTTTGTGGATTAATACACACTGATTAATACTTTACGTTGATTTTACGGACATTTTTCTTCCCGCCAAACACGCTATCAAACGTTGTTGCGCCACCGGAAATGGCGGGGGCAGTGTTGGGTATTGTGCTAGCTCAACCACACGGTTATGAGACAAAGAAAAACCCCTGGCATTttagaaaactttattttaaaaaaacgaaACAACAACTACACACATTTACGATATTTATTCGTCCGTGTAAACACACTGTTTAAGAATATTGAGCAgtgacagaaaaatgaaaagtaTCCGTCCGGTTGAGCTGAACCCAAAACCAGGTGGGAGGCAATGGCGCCCTCGGATGGACAGAGTTCGTAACCTCATTTGAACTTTCACTCAAACGAAGACGATTTagtattttaatgttttgctttttaaaaaaaaaaaaaataactccAGAGAAATCCAAACGCTGTGGAGCTTCTGAAAGGTTGGATGAATTATCAGACATGCATAATTTTATTAAACCGCTCAGGTTTATGCTGTGTTGTGTACCGTTCGGCTAACGCTAACTGATGCTAACGCATGGCCATAAGGGGCTTCCTATTCAGTCGGTCATACTTTgtcttttaacattttaaagacGTTTTTATAATTGCCAAATGAATTTGTAGCTAATATGTCACTTCTTCAGAGCACAGGCGTTTAACATAATTTACCGTTTTGAATTGGTAAATTAAAATTGTATGTATACTTTGTTTTTAAACGTGGCCCAAAGCTGAAGCTAAGCACAATGCTGGACActaatatctgtgtgtgttagGATTCATCATGTCGTTCAGACACAGGTTTTAATGCAGCCTGGAGGTGGATGCTGCtcggaaggggggtgggggggcgtggacgtggacgtggacaCGGGCAGGTAGGAATTTCAACTCTTATTCTGGATTGTGGAAGTTCTGCTCCAGATATTTCGAGTTGCAGTCTTTGTCCCGTCCACGTGGTGGCGCCAGTGCTCCGTACGCGCTCCCTGCACTTTTCACCTCATGTCACAGgctccttctgcccccccccccccccccccaccctgtgtTTTGCTGAAGGAATGACTAAAAGTATTGGGATTTTTCATATCTAACCCtacagcagcaggtgaaggtAGATTTGAGCACTAAGGGACGTCCCCCATCGAGCTGCGATGCAAAGGGTTAAAAACCGGAGCGTTTGTTGCAAATTACGGAAGTTTCACTGAAATCTCGATCAGTTTCCGTACTAGTTTTGCCACATTTAGGCTGAAGTTTGTGCAGCGGTTGATTGTTGGGATGAATCCCCCCGCAGCATTAATGCAGCTTTTAAAACGTTGCGATTGGCGGTTTTGGCGTTTCCCAGCTCTGATTTTGTTGTCTGTTTTCCAGAAGGTTCCCTGTGGTTTTATCCCCGTCAGGCAAGCCAGCACGAATACCGCGAGCACGCTCAACACGTTGGCGTGCTCTCCGGCTACGTGTTATTGCTTTATTGACTGAGAGGACAAGAAGAAACAAGGACTTTCCGCAGTTATTGGTCCCCGCCTCCCGTCGCAGCTTAACACGCGTTGCACGTCTGTGTTtgcacaggagcaggtggacggGCGGCCGTCCGTTATTGCCTTTCAGATGCTGCTCGTTGGGCAGGTTAAAGGTTGATGAAGGTGCATCGCGTTTGTCTGACCTTCTCATCCCAGACAGGCGGCGGAGCGGGGGGGGTCCCTGGGTTGCGGCTGAGGGGGCAGCCAAGCTGGACTTAATGACAAGGCTTTGTTCAGCGCCACGGCTCTTGTCAGGATCGGCCCGAGCCAGACAATAGCCGGGGTCACGGGTCCTCTGAGACCTGGGATGAGAGGGCTAATGAGTCAGGCTCAAGCTAGGAGGGGCAGGCCGGTGTGGTCCGCAGGCTGAGACGCTTCTGATGCTGCCAGCTTCTGTCTTCTCGTCCCTACTGGAGGGACGTCTGCTCAGAAAAGCTACCCGGACCGTCAGCCACAGGTTAGCAAGTTAATCGGCTCATCAACAACAATAGCAAGTGCGCTCTGACATGGCAGGTAAGCTCCAGTTGCAGGTGCCAGACAGGGAGGGATGTTGTAAAGGCCGTGGAAGGATGCCGATAAGAGCAAATGTCACCCCTCAAATGTGGCCAAGCGGAAGAACAAAGCAGCTTAAAGTTGCAGTTGCGAGGCTGAGTAAACCCCTCAAATCCGGCAGTTTTCCTGCATCAGCCTTTCAAAATGTCCGTTGTTGCCATGACACCCCGGATGTACCGGTGACGCACGTATATGCATCCCCGtgaaaacaacccccccccccccccccagattatCACTCGATTTCCTTCACGGTGCCAGCTCACATGAGCTTCCTGTGTTGACTGTTGACCCCCTGTCTTCcatgtccaccccccccccccccccccccaccgggcCCCCTTTTTGTTTGACTTTAGCCGCTTTTAATTTTGATTTGGTCGACGCGGCAACGGATCTTCCTCTGCCCTCGTCTTATCCAGCCGTGGCATTGACCTCTCATCTTCCTACTGACCCGCTGTTtcccatgacctctgacctctcggGGTCAAGCCCGCAGCCGTCTGGTCCCCCTTCCTCCACCTGGCTGCTATCTCCACCCCTCAGAGGCTCCAGATGGacggcagcggcgccgcgtTCCTTTCACTCCACACGGGAAACGCAGAATCCTGGATTTGTGCTTCCCACTGAGCCTCGATAGGATCCATAACGTCCCGATGGAAGGATCTGGGTCAGCGAGGGGCACCCAGGATATTAAGGACCGCCCCTTTAAAAGTGTGGACACGCCTCCTGTACCTGTTGGGGCATCAGGCCGGGAAGACCTTCAATCAGAGCTCAAGTTTAGAGGGATTCTGAGCAGATGTGTCGGATGGCGCCGTCACGCGGAGCGGCGtccttttgcttttttttgctttttttttaaatttggcgGGGGATTGGTGGTTACATCACCGGTGAAGCCGGGCCGCCTGAAGGGGACGGGATGGAATCACGGGACGCCGCGTCTGCGTTTTATCCACAACTCGGTCACGTTCCAGTGTTTACGGACTTTAGTCAGAGCAGCATTCCTGGTCCCCAAtgagctgggaggggggggggtttggtgaggggggggggggggggggggagggaagaggaagtgagTGTTGATTACAAAGCGCTCCCTTTCATTCGTGGGCATGCCCAGTACGCTTCGCTTCGCAGCCCGAGATTTAAACAGGAGGCAGACTTTtgttgcctctctctctctctctccctccctctctctctctctctccctccctctctctctctctctctccctcgctcacaatgttatttttcctcccCGCTCCCAGTAGTGCGCGTgcagagaggttttttttttttttttaaatggaagagCGAGAAGGAGGTGCAGATTTCAGCCAgtgcagaaagagaagaagagggaagtgaagaagaagaagaaaatccatctctctcttccGCAGCCCTCCCTTCGACTTTTCCACCTTTGGAAGCGAGGAAATATCAGGAgtgtgaaagaggaggagaaacaggagcGGAACGTCGCTGTCCAGGTCAGTGTTCAGGAGGAaaacacccctctctctctccctctctctctctccttctctttcttcccttcttttttccttcacctGCTTTCTGTCAAACTAGCTCCGACTTTTCCGCCACTTTCCTTTGACGCCTGGTCGTCTGTGAGAGAAACAGGAGCGTCGGGTGAGTGACAGTCGCtagttcggggggggggggggggagggaagaggaagtgagTGTTGATTACAAAGCGCTCCCTTTCATTCGTGGGCATGCCCAGTACGCTTCGCTTCGCAGCCCGAGATTTAAACAGGAGGCAGACTTTtgttgcctctctctctctccctccctctctctctctctcctccctctctctctctctctctccctcgctcacaatgttatttttcctcccCGCTCCCAGTAGTGCGCGTgcagagaggttttttttttttttaaatggaagagCGAGAAGGAGGTGCAGATTTCAGCCAgtgcagaaagagaagaagagggaagtgaagaagaagaagaaaatccatctctctcttccGCAGCCCTCCCTTCGACTTTTCCACCTTTGGAAGCGAGGAAATATCAGGAgtg encodes:
- the LOC130535162 gene encoding ubiquitin carboxyl-terminal hydrolase 29-like isoform X2, whose translation is MTLFNRPFPSALKKNQEKIQEPEEIKAVPRNILCKAQKDNNSILRKVTFSEERSTRSEEIGHKFPRAETTPAKTFSTVQSFGLPNIGQTCYMNSSLQSLLILTDFMNDISSLEKDWRHVPGAKMLKELLKLRKSHTSTDQKAKVKLLLSFKLAVSMNAPAFMGNLQHDAHEFLTTVLDQISMAMRAASEQSLQSIVCPVKKHMDFCVNSVRKCKSCNIKSVRKLQYTNLSLDVIPGATVEEMMQRYFTEEEVLFKCEWCEGCRSVLSSSLESLPRVFILQLKRFCFFTNSKISDPVKLQRDIIVRSAQGAACYSLVSVISHLGTLHRGHYVCDCIYPDRSSDDFSDPWMMLNDATVYPTNGAEVCEQRSRLGYILFYKRNDVDVRNDFE
- the LOC130535162 gene encoding ubiquitin carboxyl-terminal hydrolase 37-like isoform X1; amino-acid sequence: MTLFNRPFPSALKKNQEKIQEPEEIKAVPRNILCKAQKDNNSILRKVTFSEERSTRSEEIGHKFPRAETTPAKTFSTVQSFGLPNIGQTCYMNSSLQSLLILTDFMNDISSLEKDWRHVPGAKMLKELLKLRKSHTSTDQKAKVKLLLSFKLAVSMNAPAFMGNLQHDAHEFLTTVLDQISMAMRAASEQSLQSIVCPVKKHMDFCVNSVRKCKSCNIKSVRKLQYTNLSLDVIPGATVEEMMQRYFTEEEVLFKCEWCEGCRSVLSSSLESLPRVFILQLKRFCFFTNSKISDPVKLQRDIIVRSAQGAACYSLVSVISHLGTLHRGHYVCDCIYPDRSSDDFSDPWMMLNDATVYPTNGAEVCEQRSRLGYILFYKRNVRTHTPTVTQLVKSGIA